The Bradyrhizobium ottawaense genome window below encodes:
- a CDS encoding tripartite tricarboxylate transporter permease: MLKTLIEAFALISTWEVIIAMFAASVYGLVIGSLPGLSATMATALLVPVTFYLSPIAAIATIVAASSMAIFSGDIPGALLRIPGTPASAAYADEAYAMTRKGQAELALGAGVWFSAVGGIAGVLSLMILAPPLAEIALSFSTFEYFWLALLGLMCATLVARSSPVKAIAGMFLGLLVSCIGIENPGGVPRFTFGLTDLFGGIEPIPALVGVFAVAQVMRAMLTPEPPPLPRRKFGSIMAGQWRLTKLYHWQMTRGNIVGIIIGVLPGAGADMAAWVSYAMSKRFSKEPEKFGTGHVEGLVEAGASNNASIASGWVPSLLFGIPGDTIAAIAIGVLYMKGLNPGPTLFTEKASSMYAIYLMFIIANIMMIPLGIAMIRVAAYILLAPRSAIMPVIMLCCAVGSFAIGNNMFGVVTVAAFGVIGYVMEANGYPVAAMVLGIVMGTMVEQAFVTSLIKSDGSILPFFERPVAAILAAMAIGALLWPVMVWVWRKMKPVQTAVATSR; the protein is encoded by the coding sequence ATGCTCAAGACCCTGATTGAAGCATTCGCGCTGATCTCCACCTGGGAGGTCATCATCGCAATGTTCGCAGCCTCCGTGTACGGGCTCGTGATCGGCTCGCTGCCCGGCCTGTCGGCGACGATGGCGACCGCCCTGCTCGTCCCCGTCACCTTCTACCTCTCGCCGATCGCGGCGATCGCAACCATCGTCGCGGCGTCCTCGATGGCGATCTTCTCCGGCGACATTCCGGGCGCACTGCTGCGCATTCCCGGTACGCCTGCCTCGGCCGCCTATGCCGACGAGGCCTATGCCATGACGCGCAAGGGCCAGGCCGAGCTCGCACTCGGAGCCGGCGTCTGGTTCTCCGCCGTCGGCGGCATCGCCGGCGTGCTGTCGCTGATGATCCTGGCGCCGCCGCTCGCCGAGATCGCGTTGTCGTTCTCGACCTTCGAATATTTCTGGCTGGCTCTGCTCGGCCTGATGTGCGCCACCTTGGTGGCGCGCTCCTCCCCGGTGAAGGCGATCGCCGGCATGTTCCTCGGCCTGCTGGTGTCCTGCATCGGCATCGAGAATCCCGGCGGCGTGCCGCGCTTCACCTTTGGCCTCACCGATCTCTTCGGCGGCATCGAGCCGATCCCGGCGCTGGTCGGCGTGTTCGCGGTGGCGCAGGTGATGCGCGCGATGCTGACGCCGGAGCCGCCGCCGCTGCCGCGGCGAAAATTCGGAAGCATCATGGCGGGACAGTGGAGGCTGACCAAGCTGTATCACTGGCAGATGACGCGCGGGAACATCGTCGGCATCATCATCGGCGTGCTGCCCGGCGCCGGTGCCGACATGGCCGCCTGGGTCTCCTACGCGATGTCGAAGCGCTTCTCCAAGGAGCCGGAAAAATTCGGCACCGGCCATGTCGAGGGCCTGGTCGAGGCCGGCGCCAGCAACAATGCCAGCATCGCTTCGGGCTGGGTGCCCTCGCTGCTGTTCGGCATCCCCGGCGACACCATCGCCGCGATCGCGATCGGCGTGCTCTACATGAAGGGCCTCAATCCGGGCCCGACGCTGTTCACCGAGAAGGCGTCGAGCATGTACGCGATCTACCTGATGTTCATCATCGCGAACATCATGATGATCCCGCTCGGCATCGCCATGATCCGGGTCGCGGCCTACATCCTGCTGGCGCCGCGCTCCGCGATCATGCCGGTCATCATGCTGTGCTGCGCGGTCGGCTCGTTCGCGATCGGCAACAACATGTTCGGCGTCGTCACCGTCGCCGCCTTCGGCGTGATCGGCTACGTGATGGAGGCGAACGGCTATCCCGTCGCCGCCATGGTGCTCGGCATCGTCATGGGGACCATGGTCGAACAGGCCTTCGTCACCTCGCTGATCAAGTCCGACGGCAGTATCCTGCCGTTCTTCGAGCGCCCGGTCGCGGCGATCCTCGCCGCGATGGCGATCGGCGCCCTGCTGTGGCCGGTGATGGTGTGGGTCTGGCGCAAGATGAAACCGGTGCAGACGGCGGTGGCGACAAGCAGGTGA
- the meaB gene encoding methylmalonyl Co-A mutase-associated GTPase MeaB, which yields MTEKKASLDIKSLARDLRAGSRAALARAITLVESRRGDHQALARELVQMLLPDTGKAFRVGITGSPGVGKSTTIDVLGTYLIEQGHKVAVLAVDPSSARSGGSILGDKTRMARLSASDDAFIRPSPSSGTLGGVAAKTREAMLLCEAAGFDVVLVETVGIGQSETAVCDMTDFFLALMLPGGGDELQGIKKGLVELADMIAINKADGDNLKRAKITAADYRGALHILAPRSEHWHPPVVTYSALAGTGITELWQKVLDHRKAMNASGDFAARRRQQQVKWMWSMLEQRMLARLRSEAPVRSKVRKIETEVADGHLTPALAAEQILELLQ from the coding sequence ATGACTGAGAAGAAGGCCTCGCTGGACATCAAATCCCTCGCCCGCGACTTGCGCGCCGGCAGCCGCGCGGCGCTGGCGCGGGCCATCACGCTGGTGGAGAGCCGGCGCGGCGACCACCAGGCGCTGGCGCGCGAGCTGGTGCAGATGCTGCTGCCCGACACCGGCAAAGCGTTCCGCGTCGGCATCACGGGGTCGCCCGGCGTCGGCAAGTCCACCACCATCGATGTGCTCGGGACCTATCTGATCGAGCAGGGCCACAAGGTCGCGGTGCTCGCGGTCGACCCGTCCTCGGCACGCAGCGGCGGCTCGATCCTCGGCGACAAGACGCGAATGGCGCGGCTATCAGCATCCGACGATGCCTTCATCCGCCCCTCGCCGTCCTCGGGCACGCTCGGCGGCGTCGCGGCAAAAACGCGCGAGGCGATGCTGCTCTGCGAGGCGGCGGGCTTCGACGTCGTGCTGGTCGAGACCGTCGGGATCGGCCAGTCCGAGACCGCGGTCTGCGACATGACGGATTTCTTCCTCGCACTGATGCTGCCGGGAGGCGGCGACGAACTGCAAGGCATCAAGAAGGGCCTGGTCGAGCTCGCCGACATGATCGCGATCAACAAGGCCGACGGCGACAATCTCAAGCGCGCCAAGATCACCGCCGCCGATTATCGCGGCGCGCTGCATATTTTGGCGCCGCGGTCCGAACATTGGCACCCACCCGTCGTCACCTATTCGGCGCTGGCCGGCACCGGCATCACCGAGCTCTGGCAGAAGGTTCTGGACCATCGCAAGGCGATGAACGCGTCCGGCGATTTCGCCGCGCGGCGGCGTCAGCAGCAGGTGAAATGGATGTGGTCGATGCTGGAGCAACGGATGCTGGCGCGGCTGCGCAGCGAGGCCCCGGTTCGCAGCAAGGTCCGGAAGATCGAAACCGAGGTCGCCGACGGCCATCTCACGCCGGCCCTCGCCGCCGAGCAGATCCTGGAGTTGCTGCAATGA
- a CDS encoding pyroglutamyl-peptidase I codes for MSEKLRILLTGFGPFPGAPFNPTRPLVARLAQLRRPALDDVALSSHIFPVTYAAVDRQLPEVLAKVKPDALLMFGLAARTPYLRIETRARNAVTMLWPDAANTRSSKRGIAGDADAMNFGPHTARLLRAARLTGIDARASRDAGAYLCNYLSWRAIENVKAGGPQLAAFIHIPLLARGGAVRRKGAPRITLDELVDAGEAMLMEMVALARKAGNKAS; via the coding sequence ATGAGCGAAAAGCTCCGCATTCTCCTCACCGGTTTCGGCCCGTTTCCCGGCGCGCCCTTTAACCCGACCCGGCCGCTGGTCGCGCGGCTCGCGCAACTGCGCCGTCCGGCCCTCGATGATGTCGCGCTCTCCAGCCACATCTTCCCGGTCACCTATGCCGCAGTCGACCGGCAATTGCCGGAGGTGCTCGCGAAGGTGAAGCCGGATGCGCTGTTGATGTTCGGCCTCGCCGCGCGCACGCCTTACCTGCGCATCGAGACCCGCGCCCGCAACGCCGTCACCATGCTCTGGCCCGATGCCGCCAACACCCGATCGAGCAAGCGCGGCATCGCCGGCGATGCCGACGCGATGAATTTCGGTCCGCACACGGCAAGGCTGCTGCGCGCCGCGCGCCTCACCGGCATCGATGCGCGCGCCTCGCGCGATGCCGGCGCCTATCTCTGCAACTATCTGAGCTGGCGCGCGATCGAGAATGTGAAGGCGGGCGGGCCGCAGCTTGCGGCGTTCATCCACATTCCCCTGCTCGCGCGCGGCGGTGCAGTGCGGCGCAAGGGCGCGCCGCGGATCACGCTGGACGAGCTGGTGGATGCGGGGGAAGCGATGCTGATGGAGATGGTGGCGTTGGCAAGGAAGGCAGGGAACAAGGCTTCGTAG